One genomic region from Anopheles bellator chromosome 2, idAnoBellAS_SP24_06.2, whole genome shotgun sequence encodes:
- the LOC131212725 gene encoding uncharacterized protein LOC131212725, with protein sequence MAKSKWNLLFATFVLSCASLTSLIVSLCTPYWINSEAYESSAYKNSIINYGLFTGSLTQNFLPNQRYFDLTISCLYGEYVCAYSCQDTEDSRTEEVLLLLQGLRPVDCPLRTSRQLTVEKPSQPIISQQRQNSSPHNRSDFINTGFWISTVVFVGIAIGFAGTAASFSIINVLFNPVEPIFSVFGLYIWNGAAIGASTLSLILWGSLFANTLKENIAVTDTLTVQLPYSSKGLASLGVCYWLLLLPVGLHAINVGLLLIRRYVINREPPPTTIDVDSSDLTIIMY encoded by the exons ATGGCGAAATCTAAATGGAATCTACTGTTCGCcacatttgttttatcttGTGCATCTCTAACAAGTCTCATAGTGTCGCTTTGCACTCCTTATTGG ATTAATTCGGAGGCATACGAAAGCAGTGCCTATAAAAACAGTATAATCAACTACGGCCTATTTACTGGGTCGCTTACTCAGAACTTTCTGCCTAATCAACGATACTTCGATCTAACTA taaGCTGCCTTTATGGCGAGTATGTGTGCGCATACAGTTGTCAAGATACAGAGGATAGCCGAACGGAAGAAGTGCTGCTACTTTTACAAGGTTTACGACCAGTTGATTGTCCTTTACGAACATCTAGACAACTTACAGTAGAAAAACCAAGTCAGCCAATAATTTCCCAGCAGCGCCAGAATTCAAGCCCTCATAATCGTAGTGACTTCATCAACACAGGCTTCTGGATATCGACAGTTGTGTTTGTTGGTATCGCCATTGGATTTGCCGGAACTGCTGCAAGTTTTTCCataatcaatgttttattcaatcCCGTTGAGCCAATTTTCAGTGTTTTCGGGCTGTACATTTGGAACGGAGCGGCTATTGGAGCAAGCACATTATCCTTAATTTTGTGGGGTTCTTTATTTGCAAACACACTCAAGGAAAACATAGCCGTCACCGACACACTCACCGTACAACTCCCGTACAGCTCAAAAGGATTGGCTTCGTTGGGTGTTTGTTACTGGCTTTTACTTTTGCCGGTTGGTTTACATGCCATCAATGTTGGGCTATTACTTATACGTCGATACGTAATCAACAGGGAACCACCTCCCACGACGATAGATGTAGATAGTTCGGACTTAACGATAATCATGTACtaa
- the LOC131210582 gene encoding uncharacterized protein LOC131210582 translates to MSGNKSQEKQISSSPTMLNVSDKRPKRRGPIHKTRRPSAEHIENQYKVSTTDEADTEMNTSQTYIGEHILLRDKVDLTEEEDDDEMERTEREPSLEPPLSMSQHESLPTSRKVQYENTTPRHTVPPPLSQDTEGIGNFVVIAIFLAISLLVAAYLLSSPTSKPSMPVCVRFDTLESSFATVDDTLWDALNVSLQRATGERRRREPGTFLFLHHGSTSTMNGFIENITKITAGCFGGTEPILLDSQYFKRSDIEEDFGVFIAQQTLPLREKGVMVVRNLEDIPPKAAQAFHSFCDPEEPQVDRALIYFTMDTSKVETDQEKRRAMSALAIAEHLLHRLWENELRPEVLDPLIVRLTENVYRIV, encoded by the exons ATGTCGGGCAATAAAAGTCAAGAAAAACAGATTTCCAGCTCACCAACAATG CTTAACGTTTCAGATAAAAGACCAAAACGCCGCGGTCCTATACACAAGACgcggcggccgtcggccgAACACATCGAAAACCAGTACAAAGTTTCTACGACAGACGAAGCAGACACAGAAATGAACACAAGCCAAACATATATTGGCGAACATATATTGCTCCGAGATAAAGTGGACCTCACGgaggaagaagatgatgatgaaatggaACGAACTGAACGAGAGCCATCGCTGGAACCGCCCTTGAGCATGAGTCAGCATGAGTCGCTGCCTACAAGTAGGAAAGTTCAGTACGAAAACACTACGCCGAGGCATACGGTTCCACCACCATTGTCGCAGGACACTGAGGGCATTGGCAATTTTGTGGTGATCGCAATTTTTTTGGCAATTTCCTTGCTGGTGGCAGCCTATTTGCTTAGTAGCCCGACCTCAAAACCTAGTATGCCAGTGTGTGTTCGTTTCGACACATTAGAATCGAGCTTCGCAACGGTCGATGATACGTTGTGGGATGCATTGAATGTCAGCTTGCAACGTGCCACTGGAGAGAGGCGTCGGCGGGAGCCCGGCACTTTCCTATTCCTGCACCACGGATCTACTAGCACAATGAATGGATTTATAGAAAACATCACGAAAATAACTGCCGGCTGCTTCGGTGGTACGGAACCAATCCTGTTGGACAGTCAGTATTTTAAGCGCTCCGACATCGAAGAAGACTTTGGTGTGTTTATAGCTCAGCAAACGTTGCCACTACGAGAAAAAGGTGTGATGGTCGTGCGAAACCTCGAGGACATCCCACCGAAAGCGGCACAAGCCTTCCACAGCTTTTGTGATCCTGAAGAACCACAGGTGGACAGGGCGTTGATTTACTTCACGATGGACACATCGAAAGTTGAAACTGACCAGGAAAAGAGGAGAGCGATGAGTGCATTGGCAATTGCCGAACATTTGTTACATCGGCTTTGGGAAAATGAGCTTCGACCAGAGGTGCTTGATCCGCTGATAGTGCGCCTTACAGAAAATGTGTATCGCATCGTTTAA
- the LOC131208776 gene encoding beclin-1-like protein: MNDAKVSVSFSCQRCLQPIHVDDTFASLNEHSLAELALPINAHLDLDLESQSVSFDHLVRPFRTAESTIDTNGGFMLLSDGPDKESLGQHLRIKAELFDALSNNSEIDHPLCDECTDTLLELMDKQLKVAEEEWNDYNNYLKRLEMTDDVPDIVQLEEELSGLKRDESKLLEELASLSRDEQAIRGGVEEQEKEKQRLEREEEKYWREYTKHRRDVITTEDEFRSLECQMAYAQCQLDKLKKTNVFNATFHIWHSGHFGTINNFRLGRLPSAPVDWSEINAAWGQTCLLLSALARKMSFSFKQYRLVPYGNHSYIELLGEGKELPLYGNGGFRFLWDSKYDAAMVAFLDCLQQFKEEIVRRDPDFCLPYLMEKGKIEDASTGSSFSIKIQFNSEEQWTKALKYLLTNLKWVLTWVSSQFIEEKR; this comes from the exons ATGAACGATGCAAAAGTCAGCGTCAGCTTTTCGTGCCAGCGATGTCTGCAGCCAATCCATGTTGATGATACATTTGCTAGCCTAAACGAGCATTCGCTCGCCGAGTTGGCGTTGCCGATCAATGCCCACCTAGACTTAGATTTGGAGTCGCAGTCCGTCAGCTTTGATCATCTGGTCAGACCATTCCGTACTGCGGAATCGACGATTGATACCAACGGCGGATTCATGCTTCTTTCGGACGGTCCGGACAAAGAATCGCTTGGTCAACATCTCCGTATCAAAGCAGAGCTCTTTGATGCGCTATCGAACAACTCAGAAATAGATCACCCGCTTTGTGACGAATGCACCGATACGCTGCTAGAGTTGATGGACAAACAACTAAAGGTGGCTGAGGAGGAATGGAACGACTACAACAACTATCTAAAACGGCTTGAAATGACGGATGATGTCCCGGATATTGTGCAGCTTGAAGAGGAATTGAGTGGGTTGAAGCGTGACGAAAGTAAACTTCTTGAAGAGTTGGCCAGTCTGTCCCGCGACGAACAAGCCATCCGAGGAGGAGTGGAggagcaagaaaaagaaaagcagcGACTTGAAcgagaggaagaaaaatacTGGCGCGAGTATACGAAGCATCGGCGGGATGTTATCACCACTGAAGACGAATTCCGTTCCCTCGAGTGCCAAATGGCGTATGCTCAATGTCAGCTGGATAAACTGAAAAAAACCAACGTGTTCAATGCTACTTTTCACATCTGGCATTCGGGGCACTTTGGGACGATCAACAATTTCCGTTTGGGACGGCTCCCATCTGCACCGGTGGACTGGTCAGAAATTAATGCTGCCTGGGGCCAAACTTGTCTGCTACTATCCGCCTTGGCGCGAAAAATGAGTTTCAGTTTTAAGCAGTACCGCCTTGTGCCGTACGGTAATCATTCCTATATTGAACTACTTGGGGAAGGTAAGGAGCTTCCGCTCTACGGCAACGGaggtttccggtttttgtgggACTCAAAATACGACGCGGCTATGGTTGCCTTCCTCGATTGTTTGCAACAGTTCAAAGAAGAAATTGTTCGACGTGATCCGGACTTCTGTTTACCTTATCtgatggaaaaaggaaagatcGAAGATGCTTCGACTGGAAGCAGTTTCTCGATTAA GATTCAGTTCAACTCCGAAGAACAGTGGACCAAAGCGCTGAAGTATCTGCTCACCAACCTGAAGTGGGTATTAACCTGGGTATCGTCTCAATTCATAGAGGAAAAACGATGA
- the LOC131211070 gene encoding uncharacterized protein LOC131211070, which produces MDVNKQNKRSGKLIGLALPTSHSHDAIDTSIDRQQSTVITQVPCSSDNSFPVSASPSHFSVDITPDISNNTSNSPSTDLFASFNDDLSNDPHSSQNTDSNLLPPASTYCAPTPPVAAASTTSQHPNDDELAASLQAPVDITNRHRWFSSIMGSFVARWMDRFDIRYHPLIIERLYQAMNSIEMEIEQLKNDMEIRN; this is translated from the exons ATGGAtgtcaacaaacaaaataaaagaagcggaaaactG ATTGGACTAGCGCTACCAACATCACATTCCCACGATGCCATCGACacatcaatcgatcgacagCAATCGACGGTCATAACACAAGTTCCCTGTTCTTCAGATAATAGCTTTCCGGTCTCTGCCTCTCCTAGCCATTTTTCTGTCGATATCACTCCTGATATCTCGAACAACACTTCAAATAGCCCATCGACAGatttatttgcttcattcAATGATGACCTATCTAATGATCCCCATAGCTCACAAAATACCGATTCAAATTTGCTTCCACCTGCTTCAACATACTGTGCTCCCACTCCCCCtgttgcagcagcatccacaACGAGTCAACATCCAAATGATGATGAGCTTGCTGCTTCGCTGCAGGCGCCGGTCGATATAACGAATCGACACCGATGGTTCTCATCCATAATGGGTAGCTTTGTAGCTCGCTGGATGGATAGGTTCGATATTCGATACCATCCTTTGATTATCGAAAGACTATATCAAGCGATGAATAGcatcgaaatggaaattgaacaACTCAAGAACGACATGGAGATTAGAAACTGA
- the LOC131212724 gene encoding nuclear receptor binding SET domain protein-like isoform X1 has product MQQVSQNISSCEGETTLIDYESRKANKSAEIIVRSKQERSMLKQLQTSLSPKMTEIVVNRDQRVSRYGRHQKQKENLNCLPVDVAKFVPSTHCRSPAKYKPKPKADPSHVVPDNWPQKVEVKEEPLELPVDNDKLLQSDGLKMEMDVAIPMMQESSEELLAMDEINIIGMDISFNNDSSKKSTLASPLHADCLASVFHRSYDADSAKGSSINFDDIRVADICWGTQSKNQLHWPCIIRSDPDSGLTTRKSIVKEHSMEVHVSFFGDNGRRAWLKETLIIPFDGMDNYCTRVNNLDFGKAVRTKMKLAMRGKAVWKTACEIAESYCRLPFDARLEKFEENLKQQQSSRKRLKKATKNDGAIDFSDTIKRSESSESLTYENIYSVTDIGKQNYKSRPAHSSTLYENTIDRFFRSLDHNVSNDESVVADKFDLHEYVVLMKFIRLFLFNGRTDPTMEEKLQTYVKQICCLKKKTNGTERTVALKRNKSLWKALHAFGINLAEENAETESYSASKRQSRPRKEDQSLEEKFIFCLDRNYLTNGLPKGYVCNICQQPNDVVKCSKCNQHVHINCITTDDLARESMNIKIEQKCFLCPECIHHADNDDVSWRKCFICSDEQSEVEGKLKYRCIANSCTQVYHLNCLSLFPQYREMDQQTIICPYHVCHTCVSDDPKGKSSNTKLALVRCTQCPSAYHSDERCIPAGSQFITNKQIVCPKHSLLERATNVNWCFLCCKTGDDILVLCDTCPIAVHRGCLNELLPEGKYICDMCKYGRFPLYNEIVLVKMGKFRWWPALTLPPPAVPENLKQMLHEPGDICVKFFFTHDMAWINRRSMYLYDNGDSENLGAQKSGTLNQRYHKAMQEARTIFNVLETRKTKNPLEDTRPPSFFKIKANRYIAPLKQSYRRSLQSKEILDSVCNCCVDDDDPCGIGSSCINRATLVECNPKTCSAKNRCMNQCFAKRDYPALEVRRFADRGHGLVTKTNLIQGQFVIEYVGEVINKQEFQRRLNQMEERKEQNFYFLELDAEIFIDAGPKGNLARFINHSCEPNCEIQKWNVGNTRVIGIFALKDINTNDELTFDYCWEKFGEKQPCLCGAKKCSGIIGEKYRILKAELPSLTNANTNTKTKGLLSRKRRLQTKPRAGKKIKTEDSEDTLMPPPL; this is encoded by the exons ATGCAGCAAGTTTCtcaaaatatttcatcgtGCGAGGGAGAAACTACTTTAATCGACTATGAATCGAGAAAGGCCAATAAGAGCGCGGAAATCATTGTTCGATCCAAACAAGAGCGTAGCATGCTGAAACAATTACAAACATCATTGAGCCCAAAAATGACAGAAATTGTGGTGAATAGAGACCAACGCGTCAGTCGTTATGGACGCCaccagaaacagaaagaaaacttGAACTGCCTTCCGGTGGATGTGGCAAAGTTTGTCCCTTCTACCCATTGTAGATCACCTGCCAAATATAAACCAAAACCGAAGGCAGATCCATCTCATGTCGTACCAGATAACTGGCCACAGAAAGTGGAAGTGAAGGAAGAGCCTTTAGAATTACCGGTTGACAACGATAAGCTCTTGCAATCCGACGGATTGAAGATGGAAATGGATGTAGCGATCCCGATGATGCAAGAGTCCAGTGAAGAACTGTTAGCAATGGATGAAATCAACATTATTGGCATGGATATTAGTTTCAACAACGATTCCAGCAAAAAATCTACACTAGCTTCCCCATTGCATGCAGATTGTCTTGCTAGTGTATTCCATCGCTCATATGATGCAGACAGTGCTAAGGGTTCATCCATTAACTTTGACGACATACGAGTTGCGGACATCTGTTGGGGTACTCAAAGTAAGAATCAATTGCATTGGCCTTGTATCATACGTTCAGACCCGGACTCGGGGCTAACGACGCGGAAATCTATTGTCAAGGAACATTCTATGGAAGTACACGTATCGTTTTTTGGAGACAATGGTCGTCGTGCTTGGTTGAAAGAAACGTTAATAATACCCTTCGATGGAATGGATAACTATTGCACTAGAGTGAACAATCTTGATTTTGGAAAAGCAGTGCGAACAAAGATGAAGTTGGCAATGCGAGGAAAAGCGGTTTGGAAAACAGCTTGCGAAATAGCAGAATCTTACTGTAGGCTACCGTTTGATGCACGTCTCGAgaaatttgaagaaaatttaaaacagcAGCAATCATCACGCAAGCGTTTGAAAAAAGCTACGAAAAACGATGGGGCAATAGACTTTTCGGATACCATAAAGCGGTCGGAATCGTCAGAAAGTCTTACGTATGAGAACATTTACAGTGTGACGGATATAGGAAAGCAAAATTATAAAAGCCGTCCCGCTCATTCGTCTACGCTCTATGAGAACACTATTGACCGTTTCTTTCGTTCATTGGATCATAACGTTTCGAATGACGAATCAGTGGTTGCCGATAAATTTGACCTGCATGAGTACGTAGTGTTAATGAAATTCATCCGTTTGTTCCTCTTCAATGGGCGCACAGATCCTACGATGGAGGAAAAGTTGCAAACTTATGTGAAGCAAATTTGTTgtcttaaaaaaaaaaccaatggaaccgaacgaacTGTTGCTCTGAAAAGGAATAAATCATTGTGGAAGGCTCTTCATGCCTTCGGCATCAACCTGGCTGAAGAAAATGCAGAAACGGAATCCTATTCAGCTTCGAAAAGACAATCACGTCCGCGCAAGGAAGATCAGAGTCTAGAGGAgaagtttattttttgtctcGATCGAAACTACCTCACTAACGGCCTTCCAAAAGGTTACGTTTGCAATATATGCCAGCAACCAAACGACGTCGTGAAATGTAGCAAGTGTAACCAACATGTGCATATCAACTGCATCACAACAGATGATCTGGCGCGGGAATCTATGAACATAAAGATAGAACAGAAATGCTTTCTCTGTCCCGAATGCATTCATCATGCCGATAACGATGATGTTAGTTGGAGGAAGTGCTTCATTTGCAGTGATGAACAATCCGAAGTAGAAGGAAAGCTGAAGTATCGCTGCATCGCCAATTCCTGCACACAAGTTTACCATTTGAACTGTTTGTCATTATTTCCACAATACCGAGAAATGGATCAACAAACCATCATCTGTCCCTATCACGTGTGCCATACGTGTGTGTCCGATGATCCCAAAGGCAAATCTTCTAACACAAAGTTAGCTTTAGTGCGATGCACCCAGTGTCCATCCGCGTACCATTCGGATGAAAGGTGTATTCCCGCCGGATCACAGTTTATAACTAATAAGCAAATCGTTTGTCCGAAGCACAGTCTACTGGAGAGAGCGACAAATGTTAACTGgtgctttctttgctgcaaAACAGGCGACGACATTTTAGTGCTGTGCGACACTTGCCCCATAGCAGTCCACCGCGGATGTCTTAATGAGCTACTCCCGGAAGGAAAGTATATTTGCGACATGTGCAAGTACGGTCGCTTCCCGTTATATAACGAAATAGTTTTGGTTAAGATGGGAAAATTTCGTTGGTGGCCAGCACTAACACTCCCACCTCCTGCGGTACCGGAAAATCTGAAACAAATGCTCCACGAGCCGGGAGACATATGTgtgaagtttttctttacgcATGATATGGCTTGGATTAATCGACGATCAATGTATCTGTACGATAATGGCGACTCTGAGAACCTGGGAGCTCAAAAGTCAGGAACCTTAAACCAGCGATATCATAAAGCTATGCAAGAAGCTCGAACAATATTCAATGTTTTGGAAActcgaaaaactaaaaacccTCTGGAGGATACGAGGCCGCCGTCGTTTTTCAAGATCAAGGCAAATCGCTACATTGCCCCCCTGAAGCAATCCTACCGCAGATCATTGCAATCGAAGGAAATATTAGATTCTGTGTGCAACTGTTGcgtggacgatgacgatccgTGTGGCATTGGCTCATCGTGCATCAATCGCGCTACTTTAGTGGAGTGCAACCCAAAAACGTGCTCCGCCAAAAACCGGTGCATGAACCAATGCTTTGCAAAGAGGGATTACCCAGCGCTAGAAGTGCGTCGTTTCGCCGACCGAGGACATGGGCTTGTGACGAAAACAAATCTCATTCAAGGGCAATTCGTTATTGAATACGTTGGCGAGGTCATCAACAAGCAAGAGTTTCAACGTAGACTAAACCAGATGGAAGAGCGAAAGGAACAAAATTTCTACTTTCTGGAACTCGATGCAGAAATCTTCATTGACGCAGGACCCAAAGGCAATCTCGCACGCTTCATAAACCATTCGTGCGAGCCCAATTGTGAGATACAAAAGTGGAATGTCGGCAACACACGCGTGATAGGCATTTTTGCGCTGAAAGACATCAATACG AATGACGAACTCACGTTTGACTACTGTTGGGAGAAATTTGGCGAGAAGCAGCCGTGCTTGTGCGGAGCCAAAAAATGTTCAGGAATAATCGGAGAAAAGTATCGGATACTGAAAGCGGAACTACCATCACTTACGAACGCGAATACGAACACGAAAACCAAAGGCTTGTTAAGTCGAAAACGTCGTTTGCAAACTAAGCCTAGGGctggaaagaaaatcaaaaccgaAGACTCCGAAGATACTTTGATGCCTCCGCCATTATAG
- the LOC131212726 gene encoding mitochondrial import inner membrane translocase subunit Tim17-A-like, with product MEEYAREPCPYRIVDDCGGAFAMGCIGGGVFQAIKGFRNAPSGMNRRLLGSLTAIKSRSPIIAGNFAVWGGMFSTIDCTLVHFRKKEDPWNSIISGAATGGILAARNGVPAMIGSAVIGGVLLALIEGVGIMFTRISAEQFRNPAPPTDDPAALGDPGQQQSTSSASSSSAFAFGQPSQSNYQ from the exons ATGGAGGAGTACGCTAGAGAACCATGTCCTTATCGGATTGTAGACGATTGTGGCGGCGCATTTGCTATGGGTTgcatcggcggtggcgtgtTTCAGGCGATCAAAGGATTTCGGAATGCACCTTCGGGAATGAATCGGCGGTTG TTGGGCAGCTTAACAGCAATTAAAAGCCGTTCGCCAATCATTGCGGGGAACTTTGCTGTTTGGGGAGGAATGTTCAGCACTATCGACTGTACTCTTGTGCACTTTCGCAAGAAGGAAGATCCGTGGAATTCGATCATAAGCGGCGCTGCAACTGGTGGTATTCTCGCTGCACGCAACGGTGTTCCAGCGATGATCGGTAGTGCTGTGATCGGTGGTGTCCTGCTGGCATTGATCGAAGGCGTCGGCATTATGTTTACGCGCATATCTGCGGAACAGTTTCGCAACCCTGCGCCACCAACAGATGATCCTGCGGCGCTAGGCGACCCAGGTCAACAACAATCGACGTCTTCAgcttcatcttcatcggcGTTTGCGTTTGGACAGCCGAGTCAGAGCAACTACCAATGA
- the LOC131212724 gene encoding histone-lysine N-methyltransferase NSD2-like isoform X2, producing the protein MQQVSQNISSCEGETTLIDYESRKANKSAEIIVRSKQERSMLKQLQTSLSPKMTEIVVNRDQRVSRYGRHQKQKENLNCLPVDVAKFVPSTHCRSPAKYKPKPKADPSHVVPDNWPQKVEVKEEPLELPVDNDKLLQSDGLKMEMDVAIPMMQESSEELLAMDEINIIGMDISFNNDSSKKSTLASPLHADCLASVFHRSYDADSAKGSSINFDDIRVADICWGTQSKNQLHWPCIIRSDPDSGLTTRKSIVKEHSMEVHVSFFGDNGRRAWLKETLIIPFDGMDNYCTRVNNLDFGKAVRTKMKLAMRGKAVWKTACEIAESYCRLPFDARLEKFEENLKQQQSSRKRLKKATKNDGAIDFSDTIKRSESSESLTYENIYSVTDIGKQNYKSRPAHSSTLYENTIDRFFRSLDHNVSNDESVVADKFDLHEYVVLMKFIRLFLFNGRTDPTMEEKLQTYVKQICCLKKKTNGTERTVALKRNKSLWKALHAFGINLAEENAETESYSASKRQSRPRKEDQSLEEKFIFCLDRNYLTNGLPKGYVCNICQQPNDVVKCSKCNQHVHINCITTDDLARESMNIKIEQKCFLCPECIHHADNDDVSWRKCFICSDEQSEVEGKLKYRCIANSCTQVYHLNCLSLFPQYREMDQQTIICPYHVCHTCVSDDPKGKSSNTKLALVRCTQCPSAYHSDERCIPAGSQFITNKQIVCPKHSLLERATNVNWCFLCCKTGDDILVLCDTCPIAVHRGCLNELLPEGKYICDMCKYGRFPLYNEIVLVKMGKFRWWPALTLPPPAVPENLKQMLHEPGDICVKFFFTHDMAWINRRSMYLYDNGDSENLGAQKSGTLNQRYHKAMQEARTIFNVLETRKTKNPLEDTRPPSFFKIKANRYIAPLKQSYRRSLQSKEILDSVCNCCVDDDDPCGIGSSCINRATLVECNPKTCSAKNRCMNQCFAKRDYPALEGNSLLNTLARSSTSKSFNVD; encoded by the exons ATGCAGCAAGTTTCtcaaaatatttcatcgtGCGAGGGAGAAACTACTTTAATCGACTATGAATCGAGAAAGGCCAATAAGAGCGCGGAAATCATTGTTCGATCCAAACAAGAGCGTAGCATGCTGAAACAATTACAAACATCATTGAGCCCAAAAATGACAGAAATTGTGGTGAATAGAGACCAACGCGTCAGTCGTTATGGACGCCaccagaaacagaaagaaaacttGAACTGCCTTCCGGTGGATGTGGCAAAGTTTGTCCCTTCTACCCATTGTAGATCACCTGCCAAATATAAACCAAAACCGAAGGCAGATCCATCTCATGTCGTACCAGATAACTGGCCACAGAAAGTGGAAGTGAAGGAAGAGCCTTTAGAATTACCGGTTGACAACGATAAGCTCTTGCAATCCGACGGATTGAAGATGGAAATGGATGTAGCGATCCCGATGATGCAAGAGTCCAGTGAAGAACTGTTAGCAATGGATGAAATCAACATTATTGGCATGGATATTAGTTTCAACAACGATTCCAGCAAAAAATCTACACTAGCTTCCCCATTGCATGCAGATTGTCTTGCTAGTGTATTCCATCGCTCATATGATGCAGACAGTGCTAAGGGTTCATCCATTAACTTTGACGACATACGAGTTGCGGACATCTGTTGGGGTACTCAAAGTAAGAATCAATTGCATTGGCCTTGTATCATACGTTCAGACCCGGACTCGGGGCTAACGACGCGGAAATCTATTGTCAAGGAACATTCTATGGAAGTACACGTATCGTTTTTTGGAGACAATGGTCGTCGTGCTTGGTTGAAAGAAACGTTAATAATACCCTTCGATGGAATGGATAACTATTGCACTAGAGTGAACAATCTTGATTTTGGAAAAGCAGTGCGAACAAAGATGAAGTTGGCAATGCGAGGAAAAGCGGTTTGGAAAACAGCTTGCGAAATAGCAGAATCTTACTGTAGGCTACCGTTTGATGCACGTCTCGAgaaatttgaagaaaatttaaaacagcAGCAATCATCACGCAAGCGTTTGAAAAAAGCTACGAAAAACGATGGGGCAATAGACTTTTCGGATACCATAAAGCGGTCGGAATCGTCAGAAAGTCTTACGTATGAGAACATTTACAGTGTGACGGATATAGGAAAGCAAAATTATAAAAGCCGTCCCGCTCATTCGTCTACGCTCTATGAGAACACTATTGACCGTTTCTTTCGTTCATTGGATCATAACGTTTCGAATGACGAATCAGTGGTTGCCGATAAATTTGACCTGCATGAGTACGTAGTGTTAATGAAATTCATCCGTTTGTTCCTCTTCAATGGGCGCACAGATCCTACGATGGAGGAAAAGTTGCAAACTTATGTGAAGCAAATTTGTTgtcttaaaaaaaaaaccaatggaaccgaacgaacTGTTGCTCTGAAAAGGAATAAATCATTGTGGAAGGCTCTTCATGCCTTCGGCATCAACCTGGCTGAAGAAAATGCAGAAACGGAATCCTATTCAGCTTCGAAAAGACAATCACGTCCGCGCAAGGAAGATCAGAGTCTAGAGGAgaagtttattttttgtctcGATCGAAACTACCTCACTAACGGCCTTCCAAAAGGTTACGTTTGCAATATATGCCAGCAACCAAACGACGTCGTGAAATGTAGCAAGTGTAACCAACATGTGCATATCAACTGCATCACAACAGATGATCTGGCGCGGGAATCTATGAACATAAAGATAGAACAGAAATGCTTTCTCTGTCCCGAATGCATTCATCATGCCGATAACGATGATGTTAGTTGGAGGAAGTGCTTCATTTGCAGTGATGAACAATCCGAAGTAGAAGGAAAGCTGAAGTATCGCTGCATCGCCAATTCCTGCACACAAGTTTACCATTTGAACTGTTTGTCATTATTTCCACAATACCGAGAAATGGATCAACAAACCATCATCTGTCCCTATCACGTGTGCCATACGTGTGTGTCCGATGATCCCAAAGGCAAATCTTCTAACACAAAGTTAGCTTTAGTGCGATGCACCCAGTGTCCATCCGCGTACCATTCGGATGAAAGGTGTATTCCCGCCGGATCACAGTTTATAACTAATAAGCAAATCGTTTGTCCGAAGCACAGTCTACTGGAGAGAGCGACAAATGTTAACTGgtgctttctttgctgcaaAACAGGCGACGACATTTTAGTGCTGTGCGACACTTGCCCCATAGCAGTCCACCGCGGATGTCTTAATGAGCTACTCCCGGAAGGAAAGTATATTTGCGACATGTGCAAGTACGGTCGCTTCCCGTTATATAACGAAATAGTTTTGGTTAAGATGGGAAAATTTCGTTGGTGGCCAGCACTAACACTCCCACCTCCTGCGGTACCGGAAAATCTGAAACAAATGCTCCACGAGCCGGGAGACATATGTgtgaagtttttctttacgcATGATATGGCTTGGATTAATCGACGATCAATGTATCTGTACGATAATGGCGACTCTGAGAACCTGGGAGCTCAAAAGTCAGGAACCTTAAACCAGCGATATCATAAAGCTATGCAAGAAGCTCGAACAATATTCAATGTTTTGGAAActcgaaaaactaaaaacccTCTGGAGGATACGAGGCCGCCGTCGTTTTTCAAGATCAAGGCAAATCGCTACATTGCCCCCCTGAAGCAATCCTACCGCAGATCATTGCAATCGAAGGAAATATTAGATTCTGTGTGCAACTGTTGcgtggacgatgacgatccgTGTGGCATTGGCTCATCGTGCATCAATCGCGCTACTTTAGTGGAGTGCAACCCAAAAACGTGCTCCGCCAAAAACCGGTGCATGAACCAATGCTTTGCAAAGAGGGATTACCCAGCGCTAGAA GGCAATTCGTTATTGAATACGTTGGCGAGGTCATCAACAAGCAAGAGTTTCAACGTAGACTAA